AGTTATTTACAATATAACACCAAGGTTTTTGAAACAGATTTCTTTGCTTTTGATGAAATTCAGAATTACGAAATGAACACTGTTTATATTCCTTATGTAAATATCAATAATTTCTTCATTGATCAGTTTGGTACTTTTGATTACAAACATGCGAATAGTATTTTAGTTTCTAAATTATTAATTGCTTCAAAAAATAAGGATGACAAAAAAATGTTTGTTCATATTAATTCTGGTCATTTTGAAATAATTGTAGTTCAAAATCAAAAATTATTACTTTTCAATTCATTTGATTATAATACTCCCGAAGATTTCTTGTACTATATTTTATTTACTGCGGAGCAATTAAGTATGAATCCTGAAAATTTTAGTTTGGAATTAATTGGAAAAATTGATGCCGAAAGTGATTATTTCAAAATAGCATATAAATACATTCGCGATGTCTCTCTTATTGATGTAGAGGATTTTCGAGGAAACAATTATTTTTCTGAGGCCGAAAACAGAAATCATTTTATACTTTTCAACTCATGAGAATTATTTCAGGAAAATACAAAGGAAGACGCATTTTTCCTCCAAAAGGACTTCCCGTTCGACCTACAACTGATATGTCTAAAGAAGCACTATTTAATGTTTTGAATAATCATTTCAATTTTGATGGCTTAAAAATATTAGATTTATTCGCAGGAACTGGAAATATTAGTTTTGAATTTGCCTCTCGTGGTTGTACTCCTATTACTTCTGTAGATGCTGATTTTGGTTGTGTAAAATTCATCAAGCAAATTGCTAGTGAATATGATTTTAATATTGCTGCCACAAAAAGTGATGTATTTTCTTTTTTAGAAAGAAACAACACTACCTACGATATTATTTTTGCAGATCCTCCTTATGGCTTAGACCAAAAGACATTTGAAAAAGTAGTCACTACCGTTTTTGAAAAAAACCTACTGCAAGAAGATGGAATGATGATTATCGAACATTCTAAATATACCAAAATGGACCATTTGAGTAATTTCTCATTTCAAAAAAGTTATGGTGGCTCCTTTTTTAGTTTCTTCGAAATTGGGAAATCCACAGATGA
Above is a window of Flavobacterium sp. 123 DNA encoding:
- a CDS encoding DUF3822 family protein, translating into MSTNIAEKKYKKLSIQVSLTGLSFCCFDTLNNTVSSFNEVHFDTFHKSTKIEDLFADAFRDFPELKDSYDEILVIHNNNLSTFVPTTLFDENFLGSYLQYNTKVFETDFFAFDEIQNYEMNTVYIPYVNINNFFIDQFGTFDYKHANSILVSKLLIASKNKDDKKMFVHINSGHFEIIVVQNQKLLLFNSFDYNTPEDFLYYILFTAEQLSMNPENFSLELIGKIDAESDYFKIAYKYIRDVSLIDVEDFRGNNYFSEAENRNHFILFNS
- a CDS encoding RsmD family RNA methyltransferase → MRIISGKYKGRRIFPPKGLPVRPTTDMSKEALFNVLNNHFNFDGLKILDLFAGTGNISFEFASRGCTPITSVDADFGCVKFIKQIASEYDFNIAATKSDVFSFLERNNTTYDIIFADPPYGLDQKTFEKVVTTVFEKNLLQEDGMMIIEHSKYTKMDHLSNFSFQKSYGGSFFSFFEIGKSTDEEMDEEDSLLDSEEE